A single region of the Candidatus Tanganyikabacteria bacterium genome encodes:
- the ccoN gene encoding cytochrome-c oxidase, cbb3-type subunit I, whose protein sequence is MHNVAPVEAPSYNDPVVRAFSLMAVVWAFVGMLVGVVIAAQLAFPALNFDTPYLSFGRLRPLHTNAVIFAFGGCVIFATAYYSVQRTCRTALFSDRIAWITFWGWQLIILAAAITLPLGWTQGKEYAELEWPIDIAIAVVWVLFGLNFFGTLWKRKEPHIYVSNWFFMGLIVAIAMLHIFNSLVIPVSLSKSYSVYAGVQDAMVQWWYGHNAVGFWLTAGFLGLMYYFVPKQARLPIYSYRLSIIHFWALIFLYIWAGPHHLLFTALPEWAQTLGMTFSIMLLAPSWGGMINGVMTLKGHWDKLRTDPILKFMICALTFYGMSTFEGSMMSIRTVNALSHYTDWTIGHVHSGALGWVAMISFAALYYMIPRLVGKTEMFSSRALELHFWLATLGTVVYVVAMWAGGVTQGLMWRAINDDGSLMYSFMQTVLAMKPFYLVRLAGGVLFLAGVVVMMWNTWRTVAEPRPAAPQVAGAAA, encoded by the coding sequence ATGCACAACGTAGCACCTGTCGAAGCACCGTCCTACAACGACCCGGTCGTGCGGGCATTTTCCCTGATGGCCGTGGTGTGGGCCTTCGTGGGCATGCTGGTGGGCGTCGTGATCGCGGCGCAACTGGCGTTTCCGGCCCTGAACTTCGATACGCCGTACCTGAGCTTCGGCCGCCTGCGACCGTTGCATACGAACGCGGTCATCTTCGCGTTCGGCGGGTGCGTGATCTTCGCGACGGCGTACTACTCGGTGCAGCGCACCTGCCGGACGGCCTTGTTCTCGGACAGGATCGCCTGGATCACCTTCTGGGGCTGGCAACTGATCATCCTGGCGGCGGCGATCACGCTGCCTTTGGGCTGGACGCAGGGCAAGGAGTACGCCGAACTGGAGTGGCCCATCGACATCGCCATCGCGGTGGTCTGGGTGCTCTTCGGCCTCAACTTCTTCGGCACCCTGTGGAAGCGCAAGGAGCCGCACATCTACGTCTCCAACTGGTTCTTCATGGGCCTGATCGTGGCGATCGCCATGCTGCACATCTTCAACTCGCTCGTCATTCCCGTGTCGCTGTCCAAGTCCTACTCGGTATACGCGGGCGTGCAAGACGCGATGGTGCAGTGGTGGTACGGCCACAACGCCGTGGGGTTCTGGCTCACGGCCGGCTTCCTCGGCTTGATGTACTACTTCGTGCCCAAGCAGGCGCGACTGCCCATTTACAGTTACCGCCTGTCGATCATTCACTTCTGGGCGCTGATCTTCCTCTATATCTGGGCGGGGCCGCACCACCTGCTGTTCACCGCCCTGCCCGAATGGGCGCAGACCCTCGGCATGACGTTCTCGATCATGCTTTTGGCTCCCTCCTGGGGCGGCATGATCAACGGCGTGATGACCCTCAAGGGGCACTGGGACAAGCTTCGCACCGACCCCATCTTGAAGTTCATGATCTGCGCCCTGACGTTCTACGGCATGAGCACGTTCGAGGGGTCGATGATGTCCATCCGCACGGTCAACGCCCTCTCGCACTACACCGACTGGACGATCGGCCACGTGCACAGCGGCGCCCTGGGCTGGGTGGCGATGATCAGCTTCGCGGCGCTCTACTACATGATCCCGCGCCTGGTCGGCAAGACCGAGATGTTCAGCAGCCGCGCCCTCGAATTGCACTTCTGGCTCGCGACCCTGGGCACGGTGGTATACGTCGTGGCCATGTGGGCGGGCGGCGTCACGCAGGGGCTGATGTGGCGGGCGATTAACGACGACGGCTCGCTGATGTACAGCTTCATGCAGACCGTGCTGGCGATGAAGCCGTTCTACCTCGTCCGGCTTGCGGGCGGGGTGCTCTTCCTGGCCGGCGTGGTCGTGATGATGTGGAACACCTGGCGTACGGTCGCGGAGCCGCGCCCGGCGGCGCCGCAAGTGGCGGGGGCCGCGGCATGA
- the ccoO gene encoding cytochrome-c oxidase, cbb3-type subunit II — MRHEDLERSGLKMALLATAVVSVGGLVEIVPLYFVKDTIPPLEGVKPYTALQLEGRDVYLREGCFNCHSQMIRPFRVETARYGPYSRAAESRYDHPFQWGSKRTGPDLARIGGKYPDAWHVQHMRDPQSIEPESIMPPYPWLEKAPLDAAGTRRKLEAMRRLGVPYTDADLAAAEADVAGKTEMDALVAYLQGLGTALREEQL; from the coding sequence ATGAGACATGAAGATCTCGAACGCAGCGGCCTCAAGATGGCCCTCCTGGCCACGGCGGTGGTCAGCGTCGGCGGCCTGGTGGAAATCGTGCCGCTGTACTTCGTGAAGGACACGATTCCGCCCCTGGAGGGTGTGAAACCCTATACGGCGCTGCAACTCGAGGGGCGCGACGTCTACCTGCGCGAAGGCTGCTTCAACTGCCACAGCCAGATGATCCGGCCCTTCCGGGTCGAGACCGCCCGCTACGGCCCGTACTCGCGGGCCGCCGAGTCGCGCTACGACCACCCGTTCCAGTGGGGGTCCAAGCGCACCGGCCCCGACCTGGCCCGCATCGGCGGCAAGTACCCCGACGCCTGGCACGTCCAGCACATGCGCGATCCCCAGAGCATCGAGCCCGAATCGATCATGCCCCCCTACCCGTGGCTCGAGAAGGCGCCCCTCGATGCCGCCGGCACGCGCCGGAAGCTGGAGGCCATGCGGCGGCTGGGCGTGCCCTACACCGATGCCGACCTGGCCGCGGCCGAGGCCGATGTGGCGGGCAAGACCGAGATGGACGCCCTGGTGGCCTACCTCCAGGGCCTCGGCACGGCCCTGCGCGAGGAGCAATTGTAG
- a CDS encoding cbb3-type cytochrome c oxidase subunit 3: MDVYVFGKLAPLLLFSAMFVGVTVWALWAISPERIAHMANIPLREDDDVAA; the protein is encoded by the coding sequence ATGGACGTGTACGTCTTCGGGAAACTGGCGCCGCTGCTGCTCTTTAGCGCGATGTTCGTCGGCGTGACGGTGTGGGCGCTCTGGGCCATTTCGCCGGAGCGCATCGCGCACATGGCAAACATTCCGCTCCGGGAGGACGACGATGTCGCAGCCTGA
- a CDS encoding c-type cytochrome, translating into MSQPEPTKRPHSADGIEEYDNPLPRWWVWLFYGTILFSVGYWICYPTIPGLGGALGWSQLKVYAREVAAVPKPAAAGAGSAEKLLADPAALAAGRDVYRRACASCHGPDGKGLIGPSLVDEAWVRGTGEVADILDLVNTGTSKGMPGWKGQLPPADIERVAAFVHGLSHPADPHHPALP; encoded by the coding sequence ATGTCGCAGCCTGAACCCACGAAGCGCCCTCATTCGGCGGACGGCATCGAGGAGTACGACAACCCCCTGCCCCGGTGGTGGGTGTGGTTGTTCTACGGCACCATCCTGTTCTCGGTCGGCTACTGGATCTGCTACCCCACGATCCCGGGTCTGGGCGGCGCGCTCGGGTGGTCGCAGCTGAAGGTATACGCCCGCGAGGTGGCGGCGGTCCCGAAACCCGCCGCGGCGGGGGCCGGGTCGGCCGAGAAGCTCCTGGCCGATCCCGCGGCGCTGGCGGCCGGCCGGGACGTGTACCGGCGCGCCTGCGCCTCGTGCCACGGCCCGGACGGCAAGGGCCTCATCGGGCCCAGCCTCGTGGACGAGGCCTGGGTGCGCGGGACGGGCGAGGTCGCCGACATCCTCGACCTCGTCAACACTGGGACGAGTAAGGGCATGCCGGGCTGGAAGGGCCAGCTCCCTCCGGCCGATATCGAACGCGTGGCGGCCTTCGTGCACGGCCTGTCGCATCCCGCCGATCCGCACCACCCCGCCCTGCCATGA